The DNA region CAAGGCGGACCCGGCGCCGACTTGATGGGCCATGGTGAATGGATCGATGTCGCGCTCGAAGAACCGGTGCAAATTGCCGATCGAGCACCCGACGTCGCACCGTCGCCGTCAGAAGCGCCTCCGGATGGTCAATCCTATTCAGCGTCGGCTGACGGTTCGACCATTCGATAGCGGCTGGTCGATAGCCGCTGGTCGATGGCGCCAGGTCCATGTCGACTGGCACGGATCGGTTGGAATCGCGATCCCGAGTTTCGTCCGTGATTTCGTTGAGCTTGTATTTTTGTGATGGACGACCAGTATCGATTGTTGGACTTTGGCGACGGTCGAAAGCTGGAATCGGTTGGCGGCTATCTGATCGATCGCCCCTGTCCCGCCGCCGCCTGGTCAAAGCCCGCCGACAAGTCGAAGTGGCAAAACGTGGACGCGAGATACGACGCAGACACGAAACGCTGGACCTATCACTCGCCGTGGCCCAAAGATCATTCGATTCAGTGCGAGGGATTCAAAATGCCATCCGGGGCGACGCCTTTCGGACACATCGGATTTTTCCCCGAGCAGGCCGATAACTGGCGTTGGCTCGCGGAATCGGAATTCACCGATTCGGTACCGACGGCGACTCCCAACACGGACCGCCCGAAAGGATTGAACTTGTTCGGTTACACCGGCGCCAGCACACTGGCCATGATTCGAGGTGGGTTTCAAGTCGCCCACGTTGACGCCGCCAAGCCGAACGTCCATGCGGTTCGCATCGCGGCAAAGGCGAACGGTTGGGACGATCCACCCATTCGATACTTGGTCGATGACGCTGCGAAATTTGCCGCGCGTGAAGTCCGCCGTGACAAGCGTTATCATACGATCGTGTTGGATCCACCCGCCTACGGGCATGGACCCAGCGGCCGCTCGTGGCGTTTGGAACGCGATCTTTGGCCGTTGCTCGAAGACTGTTTGAGACTGATCGATGCCAACCGGTTTCGGTTGCTGATCAGCGGTCACTCACCAGAAGTCGACCAGGGCGACGTCACAGACTTTTTAAGCCAATCAAAACATCTCGATCCGTCCAGTTTGCGAATCACGTCAGGTCGATCACAATTAACCGATCAAGCCGGTCGAGCCCTCGACACGGGGTTCTTCGTGAGAGTCGAACGGTAATTCGACAAATTTGATGACGTTTCGATTTGTCGAAGTACAGGGAAACCATTGCACCGATGCCTAGTGAACCGAAAGACGCAGCGGTAGCCGACAAAGCGACGCGATTGATCGATCGGCTGTCACAGTTTGCGCACGTCGCGGTTGCGTTTTCCGGCGGTGTCGATAGCAGTGTTGTCGCGGCCGCTGCACTTCGGGCACGCGCGAACGCTGCCATTGCGGTGACGGCGCGCTCACCGAGTCTTGCCAAGTCGCAAGCCGAGATTGCCGTCCGCGTCGCCGGCGAGATGGGTATCGCACATCGATTCGTCGAAACGGACGAGATCAACAACGGCGACTACCGACGTAACGATGGGCGGCGTTGTTTCTTTTGCAAACAAACGCTGTACCGAACGATGGCTGCGATCGCGGCACACCACCCGTCGTCAGTCATCGTATCGGGAACGAATGCCGACGATTTGGACGACTATCGTCCGGGCTTGAAGGCTGCGGAGGAAGCATCCGTCGTAGCGCCGCTTGCCGAACTGGGACTGAACAAACGAGACGTCCGACAACTGGCGGTTTACTTTGGGTTGTCGAATCACGATCTTGCCGCCGCGCCGTGTTTGGCCAGCCGAGTTGCCTACGGTGTCGAAGTCACTACCGAGCGGCTATCGCGAATCGAAAGGGCCGAGGCTTGGCTGGCCGACCGAAAGTTTGTCCATTTTCGCGTACGTTTGCACGAAGGCGAATTGGCGCGGATCGAAGTCACCAAAGATCGGATCGCCGATTTGGTGGCACTCGACATGGACGGAGCACTGACGGACGCTTTTGTATCTTTCGGTTTCAAGTACGTGACGATCGACACTCGCGGATTTCGATCGGGTAGCCTCAACGAGGTTTTGACGCCGCAATCGATCTCTCTTTATTCCATCGGTGAGACAGCTTCGTGAACGACGATACGATTTCGAGCGAAAATTCCAACGGCGCAGGTGCGTCCAACTCGGCGGTCAGCCTGGTCGGTACCCGCATCGGTGACTACCAAGTGCTGCGAAAACTCGGTCGCGGCGGGATGGCGGATGTCTACGCGGCGCGGCATCTTTCACTCGGCCGCGATGTGGCACTGAAGGTCCTACGCAGCGAATTCGCGCGAGATAAAGAGTACGTCGAACGTTTCCGACGCGAAGCACGGGCGGCCGCGAAGCTGAACCATCCCAACATTGTTCAAGTGTTTGATGTCGGCAGTGCCAACAATGCCCAATTCATCGCACAAGAGCTCATCGATGGCGAAA from Rubripirellula tenax includes:
- a CDS encoding class I SAM-dependent methyltransferase, whose translation is MDDQYRLLDFGDGRKLESVGGYLIDRPCPAAAWSKPADKSKWQNVDARYDADTKRWTYHSPWPKDHSIQCEGFKMPSGATPFGHIGFFPEQADNWRWLAESEFTDSVPTATPNTDRPKGLNLFGYTGASTLAMIRGGFQVAHVDAAKPNVHAVRIAAKANGWDDPPIRYLVDDAAKFAAREVRRDKRYHTIVLDPPAYGHGPSGRSWRLERDLWPLLEDCLRLIDANRFRLLISGHSPEVDQGDVTDFLSQSKHLDPSSLRITSGRSQLTDQAGRALDTGFFVRVER
- the larE gene encoding ATP-dependent sacrificial sulfur transferase LarE; this translates as MPSEPKDAAVADKATRLIDRLSQFAHVAVAFSGGVDSSVVAAAALRARANAAIAVTARSPSLAKSQAEIAVRVAGEMGIAHRFVETDEINNGDYRRNDGRRCFFCKQTLYRTMAAIAAHHPSSVIVSGTNADDLDDYRPGLKAAEEASVVAPLAELGLNKRDVRQLAVYFGLSNHDLAAAPCLASRVAYGVEVTTERLSRIERAEAWLADRKFVHFRVRLHEGELARIEVTKDRIADLVALDMDGALTDAFVSFGFKYVTIDTRGFRSGSLNEVLTPQSISLYSIGETAS